One Brassica napus cultivar Da-Ae chromosome C4, Da-Ae, whole genome shotgun sequence genomic region harbors:
- the LOC106396742 gene encoding calcium-transporting ATPase 12, plasma membrane-type, with translation MRDLKEYDYPALLLNLSTTSLNKAQRRWRIAYAAIYSARAMLSLVKEIVPRRIDPKSSDASLSLSYTPLESGDGAMINSMPLSYVPDIDQERLVEIMKGKDLPGIRALGGVEGIAASLRTNATKGIHGNEQEVNRRRDLFGSNTYHKPPPKGLLFFVYDAFKDTTILILLACAALSLGFGIKEHGLQEGWYEGGSIFVAVFLVIVVSALSNFRQERQFDKLSKISNNIKVEVLRDSRRQHISIFDVVVGDVVFLKIGDQIPADGLFLDGHSLQVDESSMTGESDHLEVDHKDNPFLFSGTKIVDGFAKMLVLSVGMSTTWGQTMSSINQDSSERTPLQVRLDTLTSTIGKLGLTVAALVLVVLLVRYFTGNTKKDGKIEYNGSKTPVDSVVNSVVRIVSVAVTIVVVAIPEGLPLAVTLTLAYSMKRMMSDQAMVRKLSACETMGSATVICTDKTGTLTLNEMKVTKFWLGQESIHEDSTQMISSDVLDLLYQGTGLNTTGSVCVSDSGPTPEFSGSPTEKALLSWTVLNLGMDMESVKQKYDVLRVETFNSAKKRSGVLVRRKSDNTVHVHWKGAAEMVLAMCSHYYTSTGSVDLMDSTAQNRVQAIIQGMAASSLRCIAFAHKVSLNNSGLEEGGLTLMGIVGLKDPCRPGVSKAVETCKLAGVTIKMITGDNVFTAKAIAFECGILDHNDKDEEEAVVEGVQFRNYTDEERMQKVEKIRVMARSSPSDKLLMVKCLRLKGHVVAVTGDGTNDAPALKEADIGLSMGIQGTEVAKESSDIVILDDNFTSVATVLKWGRCVYNNIQKFIQFQLTVNVAALVINFIAAVSAGEVPLTAVQLLWVNLIMDTLGALALATERPTNELLKRKPVGRTEALITNVMWRNLLVQSLYQIAVLLILQFKGMSIFNVRKEVKDTLIFNTFVLCQVFNEFNAREMEKKNVFRGIHRNRLFVGIIAITIVLQVIMVEFLKKFADTVRLNGWQWGTCIAIASLSWPIGFFTKFIPVSETPFLGYFKNPRSLFKGSRSLSPKKP, from the coding sequence ATGAGAGACCTCAAGGAATATGATTACCCTGCTCTGTTGCTCAACCTTTCCACCACCAGCCTCAACAAGGCCCAGCGGCGTTGGCGTATTGCCTACGCTGCCATCTACTCTGCGAGAGCTATGCTTTCCCTCGTCAAGGAGATAGTTCCCCGGAGGATTGATCCCAAATCCTCTGATgcctccctctccctctcctaCACTCCCCTCGAGTCCGGTGATGGAGCAATGATCAACTCTATGCCTCTCTCTTACGTACCTGACATCGATCAGGAACGACTCGTGGAGATCATGAAGGGTAAGGACTTACCGGGCATTCGAGCGCTGGGTGGAGTGGAGGGTATCGCCGCTTCCCTCAGGACAAACGCCACCAAAGGAATCCACGGGAATGAGCAAGAGGTCAATAGACGCCGTGACCTATTTGGCTCTAACACCTACCACAAGCCACCGCCTAAAGGACTTCTCTTCTTTGTGTATGACGCTTTCAAAGACACAACCATCTTGATCCTGTTGGCCTGCGCCGCTCTCTCCCTTGGCTTCGGTATCAAAGAACACGGCCTCCAAGAAGGTTGGTATGAAGGCGGAAGCATCTTCGTAGCAGTTTTCTTGGTCATAGTTGTCTCTGCTCTCAGCAACTTCAGGCAGGAGAGACAGTTTGACAAGCTCTCTAAGATAAGCAATAATATCAAAGTGGAAGTCCTTAGGGACAGCAGGCGTCAACATATCTCCATCTTCGATGTCGTTGTTGGTGATGTTGTCTTCTTGAAGATCGGAGATCAGATTCCTGCCGATGGTCTGTTCTTAGATGGACATTCCCTTCAGGTGGACGAGTCTAGTATGACAGGAGAGAGTGACCATCTTGAAGTCGATCACAAGGATAATCCCTTCTTGTTCTCTGGGACTAAGATAGTCGACGGGTTTGCTAAGATGCTGGTTTTGTCCGTTGGTATGAGCACAACCTGGGGGCAGACGATGAGCTCCATAAACCAAGATTCTAGCGAGAGAACACCTTTGCAGGTTCGTCTTGACACGCTGACCTCCACCATCGGAAAACTTGGTCTCACGGTGGCTGCACTTGTCCTGGTAGTGTTATTAGTCCGTTACTTCACAGGGAACACAAAGAAAGATGGTAAAATAGAATACAACGGGAGCAAAACACCTGTTGACTCTGTCGTCAACTCCGTTGTGCGAATTGTGTCTGTTGCAGTCACCATTGTCGTAGTGGCTATCCCGGAAGGATTGCCATTGGCTGTGACCCTGACCCTGGCTTACTCCATGAAGAGAATGATGTCTGATCAAGCTATGGTCAGAAAGCTCTCAGCCTGTGAGACGATGGGCTCAGCCACAGTGATATGCACAGACAAGACAGGCACTTTAACACTGAACGAGATGAAGGTTACCAAGTTTTGGCTTGGCCAAGAGTCGATCCATGAAGATTCTACCCAAATGATCTCATCCGACGTTCTTGATCTGCTTTACCAAGGCACAGGTCTGAACACGACAGGTAGTGTCTGTGTGTCGGATTCAGGGCCAACGCCTGAGTTCTCAGGCAGTCCAACAGAAAAGGCTCTCTTATCTTGGACAGTGCTAAATCTGGGTATGGATATGGAGTCAGTGAAGCAAAAATACGATGTTCTCCGCGTTGAAACGTTCAATTCGGCAAAGAAGCGAAGTGGAGTTTTGGTCCGGAGAAAATCTGACAACACAGTCCATGTGCACTGGAAAGGAGCCGCTGAAATGGTCCTGGCTATGTGTTCTCACTACTACACGAGCACTGGGTCCGTTGACTTAATGGACTCCACCGCACAGAACAGAGTTCAGGCAATAATCCAAGGTATGGCGGCCAGTAGCCTCAGATGCATAGCATTCGCCCATAAAGTATCTTTGAATAACTCAGGATTAGAGGAAGGCGGCTTGACCTTGATGGGAATTGTGGGTCTGAAAGATCCCTGTCGGCCTGGTGTCTCAAAAGCTGTTGAAACTTGCAAACTTGCTGGGGTCACCATCAAGATGATAACAGGAGATAATGTTTTTACTGCAAAAGCAATAGCTTTTGAATGCGGAATCCTCGACCACAATGACAAAGATGAAGAGGAGGCTGTTGTGGAAGGTGTTCAATTCAGAAACTATACCGACGAAGAGAGGATGCAGAAAGTTGAGAAGATCCGGGTCATGGCAAGGTCCTCTCCCTCCGACAAGCTTCTAATGGTCAAATGTCTGAGACTTAAAGGCCACGTGGTAGCCGTCACAGGGGATGGCACCAACGATGCACCTGCACTAAAAGAAGCAGATATTGGACTCTCCATGGGAATTCAGGGCACCGAAGTGGCAAAAGAAAGCTCAGATATTGTCATTCTGGATGATAACTTCACATCCGTTGCTACAGTATTAAAATGGGGAAGGTGTGTCTACAACAATATCCAGAAATTCATTCAGTTTCAGCTGACAGTGAACGTTGCAGCTCTTGTGATCAATTTTATCGCAGCAGTTTCCGCTGGTGAGGTCCCTCTGACAGCAGTTCAACTGCTGTGGGTAAACCTCATCATGGACACTCTGGGAGCTCTGGCTCTTGCCACAGAGCGACCCACCAACGAGCTCCTGAAGCGAAAGCCAGTTGGCCGAACAGAGGCCCTGATAACAAATGTCATGTGGAGGAATCTCCTGGTTCAGTCATTATATCAAATAGCCGTACTCTTGATCTTACAGTTCAAGGGTATGTCTATATTCAATGTGCGCAAGGAAGTGAAGGACACGCTCATATTCAACACTTTCGTGCTCTGCCAAGTTTTCAACGAATTCAATGCAAGGGAGATGGAGAAGAAAAACGTGTTCAGAGGAATTCACAGAAACAGATTGTTCGTTGGAATCATAGCCATCACTATCGTGCTTCAAGTCATTATGGTGGAATTCCTTAAAAAGTTTGCGGATACAGTAAGGCTTAACGGGTGGCAATGGGGAACTTGCATAGCCATTGCATCTCTTTCCTGGCCAATTGGATTTTTCACAAAATTCATACCTGTTTCCGAGACACCGTTCCTCGGTTACTTTAAGAATCCAAGATCCTTATTTAAGGGTTCACGAAGCCTATCCCCTAAGAAACCTTGA
- the LOC106396743 gene encoding pentatricopeptide repeat-containing protein At3g63370, chloroplastic: protein MRLASRNVPFSRNSIITMCSVSAISISFPTCSRLHCSVPTEPSKSNLKLSRIRTNPSLHCHVRVPPPRNRKLTSCDGGLIEAFQRLDGSIEAYAYVLELCGKSRAISQGRQLHSLIFKTFPAIELEFLAGKLVFMYGKCGSLDEAEKVFDEMRHRTAFAWNAMIGAYVSNGEPASALSVYRNMRSSEGVPVHLHSFPVLLKACANLGDIRTGTELHSLLVKLQYQSTDFIVNALISMYAKNGDLSAARRLFDGSVEKGDVVLWNSIMSSYSTSGQSLDTLQLFRDMQMNGPPSNTYTIVSALTACEGFSFAKLGKEIHAAALKSSHCFQVFVCNALIAMYTRCGKMLEAGRIFRLMDNHDVVTWNSLIKGYVQNLMYREAFEFFCDMIAAGHKPDEVSLTSVIAASGRLGNLLVGMGLHAYVIKHGWDSNLQVGNTLIDMYSKCNHTSYMGCVFLMMHEKDLISWTTVIAGYAQNDCHVEALELFRDVAKKSMKTDEMMLGSILRACSALKSMPIVKEIHCHILRKGLLDTVIQNELIDVYGKCGNMGYATRIFESIKGKDVVSWTSMVSSSSRNGNGNEAVELFRRMVETGLAADSIALSSILSAVANLSALMKGREIHGYLLRKGFCLEGSIAVAVVDMYACCGDLQSANAVFDRIERKGLLQYTSMINAYGMHGWGKASVELFNKMRQQNVSPDHVSFLALLYACSHAGLLDEGRRFLKIMEHEYKLEPWPEHYVCLVDMLGRANCVLEAFEFVKMMKTEPTTEVWCALLAACRSHSEKEIGEIAAQRLIELEPKNPGNLVLVSNVFAEQGRWDDVANVREKMKANGLEKHPGCSWIEIGGKVHRFIARDKSHPETKVIYEKLSEVTRKLEREAGYRANTKYVLHNVDEGVKVQMLHGHSERLAIAYGLLRTPDRACLRITKNLRVCSDCHTFCKLVSKLFRRDIVMRDANRFHHFESGLCSCGDSW, encoded by the coding sequence ATGAGACTAGCCAGCAGAAATGTCCCCTTCTCCCGTAATAGTATTATTACTATGTGCTCTGTTTCGGCGATATCGATTTCGTTTCCGACGTGTTCTCGTCTCCATTGTAGTGTTCCGACAGAGCCATCAAAATCTAATCTCAAGCTGAGCCGAATTCGGACAAACCCATCTCTCCATTGCCACGTCCGAGTCCCTCCTCCTCGGAATCGGAAGCTCACCTCTTGCGATGGAGGCCTGATCGAAGCTTTTCAGCGGCTGGACGGATCAATCGAAGCGTACGCCTACGTCCTTGAGCTCTGTGGGAAAAGCAGAGCAATCTCTCAGGGTCGACAGCTACATTCGCTCATTTTCAAGACTTTCCCCGCAATTGAATTAGAATTTTTGGCCGGCAAGCTTGTGTTTATGTACGGAAAGTGTGGGTCTTTGGATGAGGCAGAGaaagtgtttgatgaaatgcgcCACAGAACGGCCTTTGCATGGAATGCCATGATAGGAGCATACGTTTCTAATGGTGAACCTGCTTCAGCTCTCTCTGTCTACCGGAATATGCGGTCATCTGAGGGCGTTCCTGTCCATCTTCACTCTTTTCCTGTTTTGCTTAAAGCCTGCGCCAACCTTGGAGATATCCGGACTGGCACTGAGCTTCATTCTCTGCTCGTTAAACTTCAGTACCAGTCGACAGATTTTATCGTCAATGCTTTGATTTCCATGTATGCTAAGAATGGTGACCTAAGCGCAGCAAGGCGGTTGTTCGACGGGTCAGTTGAGAAAGGAGATGTTGTTCTCTGGAATTCTATCATGTCTTCATATTCCACCTCTGGCCAATCTTTGGACACTCTACAACTTTTCAGAGATATGCAGATGAATGGCCCTCCCTCCAACACCTACACTATAGTTTCAGCCCTTACAGCCTGCGAAGGTTTCTCATTTGCTAAGCTAGGGAAAGAGATTCACGCTGCTGCCCTTAAATCATCTCACTGTTTCCAAGTCTTTGTGTGCAACGCCTTGATTGCAATGTATACGAGGTGCGGTAAAATGCTCGAGGCGGGAAGGATCTTTCGTTTGATGGATAACCATGACGTTGTGACATGGAATTCTCTGATTAAGGGATATGTTCAGAATCTCATGTACAGGGAGGCGTTTGAGTTCTTCTGTGACATGATCGCTGCTGGCCACAAACCCGACGAGGTTTCTTTGACCAGTGTCATTGCAGCATCAGGAAGATTAGGCAATCTGTTGGTTGGAATGGGATTGCATGCTTACGTGATTAAACATGGCTGGGATTCTAATTTGCAGGTTGGGAACACGTTGATAGATATGTATTCCAAGTGCAACCACACAAGTTACATGGGATGTGTCTTTCTTATGATGCATGAAAAAGATCTTATTTCATGGACTACAGTCATTGCTGGCTATGCTCAGAATGATTGTCATGTGGAGGCTTTAGAACTCTTCCGGGATGTTGCCAAGAAAAGCATGAAGACTGATGAAATGATGCTGGGAAGCATCCTTCGAGCTTGTAGTGCGCTAAAGTCCATGCCCATTGTCAAAGAAATTCATTGTCACATCTTGAGAAAAGGCTTACTCGATACTGTGATACAGAATGAGTTGATAGATGTTTATGGAAAATGCGGGAACATGGGCTATGCTACTCGAATATTTGAATCAATCAAAGGTAAAGATGTTGTCTCTTGGACAAGCATGGTTTCGTCTAGTTCTCGTAATGGTAACGGAAACGAGGCTGTTGAACTCTTTCGACGCATGGTTGAAACTGGTTTGGCAGCTGATTCTATAGCATTGTCGAGTATACTGTCCGCTGTAGCAAATTTATCTGCTCTCATGAAAGGGAGAGAAATTCATGGCTACTTACTCCGTAAGGGCTTTTGCCTAGAGGGGTCCATCGCAGTTGCTGTTGTTGACATGTACGCATGCTGTGGAGATTTACAGAGTGCAAATGCGGTGTTTGATCGAATAGAAAGGAAAGGTTTGCTGCAATACACAAGTATGATCAATGCATACGGGATGCATGGCTGGGGAAAAGCATCTGTTGAGTTGTTTAATAAAATGAGGCAGCAAAACGTCTCGCCTGATCACGTTTCATTTCTGGCACTTCTTTATGCGTGCAGCCATGCAGGTCTGCTTGACGAGGGTAGAAGGTTTCTCAAGATCATGGAACATGAATATAAATTGGAACCATGGCCTGAACATTATGTGTGTCTGGTTGACATGCTGGGTCGTGCAAATTGTGTATTGGAAGCCTTTGAATTCGTTAAAATGATGAAGACAGAACCGACCACAGAAGTGTGGTGTGCACTCCTTGCGGCATGCCGATCTCACTCAGAGAAAGAAATTGGAGAGATAGCAGCTCAGAGGCTCATTGAGCTAGAACCTAAGAATCCAGGAAATCTTGTGCTTGTATCTAATGTCTTTGCTGAACAGGGAAGATGGGACGATGTTGCAAACGTGAGGGAGAAAATGAAAGCAAACGGATTGGAGAAACACCCTGGATGTAGTTGGATTGAGATTGGCGGCAAGGTTCATAGGTTTAtagcaagagataagtctcatCCAGAGACCAAAGTGATATATGAGAAATTGTCCGAGGTTACTAGGAAATTGGAGAGGGAAGCAGGTTATCGAGCCAATACAAAGTACGTTCTGCATAACGTAGACGAAGGGGTGAAGGTTCAGATGCTGCATGGACACAGTGAGAGGCTAGCAATTGCTTATGGTCTACTCAGAACACCTGACAGAGCCTGTCTTCGGATCACAAAAAATTTACGTGTCTGTAGTGATTGCCATACTTTTTGTAAGCTGGTCTCTAAGTTATTTAGGCGAGACATTGTGATGAGGGATGCCAATAGATTTCATCATTTTGAAAGTGGACTGTGTTCTTGCGGAGATTCTTGGTGA